A part of Helicobacter fennelliae genomic DNA contains:
- a CDS encoding histidinol-phosphatase: MRIDLHNHTPLCNHATGTPEQYLKAAKNLGIDVYGFACHAPMDFDTQYRMKKQDVPMYLEELCALKHKYQNDIEVLSGFEVDFITQKEFLMESCVLEADVDYLIGSVHFLGNWGFDNPEFIGEYAKKDMHKCWILYLQSIQKMAQTGLFQIVGHLDLLKIFGYTMPSTLESELEHTLIAIKEANMAIEINTSGLRKAINELYPSSKILALAYKMQIPITFGSDAHSIEHVGFGYQTALQTAFDIGYKSCVIYRKKEPITIEIA, from the coding sequence ATGCGTATCGATCTTCACAATCACACACCACTTTGTAATCACGCAACTGGCACGCCAGAGCAATATCTCAAAGCTGCAAAAAATCTCGGTATTGATGTGTATGGATTTGCATGCCATGCGCCTATGGATTTTGATACGCAATACCGCATGAAAAAACAAGATGTGCCTATGTATCTTGAAGAGCTTTGTGCGTTGAAGCATAAATACCAAAATGACATAGAAGTTTTAAGCGGATTTGAGGTGGATTTCATCACTCAAAAAGAATTCCTTATGGAATCTTGCGTGCTTGAAGCAGATGTGGATTATCTGATAGGATCAGTGCATTTTTTAGGAAATTGGGGCTTTGATAATCCTGAATTTATCGGCGAATACGCCAAAAAAGATATGCATAAATGTTGGATTCTCTATCTACAATCCATTCAAAAAATGGCGCAAACAGGGCTATTTCAGATTGTCGGGCATCTTGATTTACTTAAAATCTTTGGCTACACAATGCCTAGCACACTAGAATCTGAACTAGAACACACGCTCATCGCGATAAAAGAAGCCAACATGGCGATTGAAATCAACACTTCTGGCTTACGCAAAGCTATAAATGAGCTTTATCCAAGCTCAAAGATTCTAGCACTTGCGTATAAAATGCAGATTCCAATCACATTTGGATCTGATGCGCATAGCATAGAACATGTAGGATTTGGCTACCAAACAGCCTTGCAAACAGCCTTTGACATCGGCTATAAATCTTGTGTGATCTATCGCAAAAAAGAGCCTATCACCATAGAGATTGCTTAA
- a CDS encoding adenylyl-sulfate kinase, whose amino-acid sequence MVESKNGLVIWLTGLAGSGKSTIGRVLYQYLKAKIPNVVYIDGDELRELFGATSYDKNGRIDMALKRAKLAHILSLQGIVCVVSTISMFESIYAYNRAHLPHYFEVYIQCPFDELIKRDQKGLYSGGLNGEIRDIVGIDIAFDEPKPHLCIDNSKRENLEAKAKQILESLPPLLQ is encoded by the coding sequence ATGGTAGAATCTAAAAATGGCTTAGTGATATGGCTTACAGGACTTGCAGGAAGTGGCAAAAGCACGATAGGCAGAGTGCTATATCAATACCTCAAAGCAAAGATTCCAAATGTCGTTTATATCGATGGTGATGAATTAAGAGAGCTTTTTGGTGCGACAAGTTATGATAAAAATGGACGCATAGATATGGCTCTTAAGCGAGCCAAATTAGCGCATATTCTTTCACTTCAAGGGATTGTGTGTGTAGTTAGCACAATTTCAATGTTTGAGTCTATTTATGCCTATAATCGCGCGCATTTACCACATTACTTTGAAGTTTATATACAATGCCCTTTTGATGAACTTATAAAACGCGATCAAAAGGGATTGTATTCTGGTGGGCTCAATGGAGAGATACGCGATATTGTAGGCATTGATATAGCATTTGATGAGCCAAAGCCCCATCTTTGCATTGATAATAGCAAAAGAGAGAATCTTGAAGCAAAGGCAAAGCAGATTCTAGAGTCATTGCCACCGTTGTTGCAATAA
- a CDS encoding 3'(2'),5'-bisphosphate nucleotidase CysQ family protein → MQNIITQVLRVAFYAGEEILRFYGDKDFILKSDNSPLTSADLASHTYLCQELLRIVDIPICSEENELEYLKRKDLARYFLIDPLDGTKDLLAHNDEFCINIALMEKQNNQTLPILGVIYAPALHQIYFGAQGFGAYVITNLKKDFFNIDSLDMTSLLANAKKLPLDLISPDKHTALISNFHHSSHTQDFLQHYSLVPKALGASLKFCLVASGEAYIYPRFIGSKEWDSAAGDIIIQESGGIVLDVETKKPLCYNKPHIKNNHFIAFSQQALKGAIYKEFCNGRI, encoded by the coding sequence ATGCAAAATATTATCACACAAGTTTTGAGGGTTGCTTTTTATGCTGGAGAAGAGATTTTGCGATTTTATGGCGATAAGGATTTTATACTCAAAAGTGATAATTCTCCACTGACTTCAGCAGATCTTGCAAGCCATACATATTTGTGTCAAGAGCTTTTGCGTATTGTAGATATTCCTATTTGTTCTGAAGAAAATGAGCTAGAGTATCTAAAACGCAAGGATTTAGCGAGGTATTTTCTTATCGATCCACTTGATGGGACAAAAGATCTTCTCGCACATAATGATGAGTTTTGCATAAATATCGCACTTATGGAGAAGCAAAATAATCAAACATTGCCGATTTTGGGTGTGATATATGCCCCAGCATTACATCAGATTTACTTTGGTGCGCAAGGATTTGGCGCATATGTAATCACAAACCTTAAAAAAGATTTTTTTAATATAGATTCTTTGGATATGACATCTCTTTTGGCAAATGCCAAAAAACTGCCATTAGATCTTATAAGCCCTGATAAGCACACAGCTCTAATTTCAAATTTTCATCACTCATCGCATACACAAGATTTTTTGCAGCATTATTCTTTGGTGCCAAAGGCATTGGGAGCGAGTTTAAAATTTTGTCTTGTAGCAAGCGGGGAGGCTTATATTTATCCTCGCTTTATAGGAAGCAAAGAATGGGATAGCGCAGCAGGAGATATTATCATACAAGAAAGTGGAGGAATAGTGCTTGATGTAGAGACCAAAAAACCACTTTGCTACAATAAACCACACATTAAAAATAATCATTTTATCGCTTTTAGTCAGCAGGCACTCAAAGGAGCGATTTATAAGGAGTTTTGTAATGGTAGAATCTAA
- a CDS encoding sugar phosphate nucleotidyltransferase, which translates to MKALILAAGFGSRLMPLTKNTPKCLVQYKQKAILEYELCALRESGITDIGIVGGYKFEILEQYAKAQGINYIFQNPHFAKTNMVATLFCAEDFLTKCINEQEGVLISYADIIYQKELVEAMKSYKGDFGIAIDMNWRALWERRFADVLSDAETLKLQGDIIIELGKKPKSIDEIQGQYMGLFSFSAEFLPKVIDFYHHLDTHTLYDGKDFDNMYMTSFLQGLIDVGFEAHCIKNIWKWLEIDSVSDLEV; encoded by the coding sequence ATGAAAGCATTGATATTGGCTGCTGGCTTTGGGTCAAGACTTATGCCACTTACAAAAAATACCCCAAAATGCCTTGTGCAATACAAGCAAAAAGCAATTTTAGAATATGAGCTATGTGCTTTGAGAGAATCTGGCATTACAGATATTGGTATTGTTGGAGGATATAAATTTGAAATTTTGGAGCAATACGCAAAAGCACAGGGTATCAACTATATATTTCAAAATCCACATTTTGCCAAAACAAATATGGTCGCCACACTTTTTTGTGCGGAGGATTTTTTGACAAAATGTATAAACGAACAAGAGGGGGTGCTGATTTCTTATGCGGATATTATCTATCAAAAAGAGCTTGTTGAAGCGATGAAGTCATATAAAGGCGATTTTGGCATAGCAATTGATATGAATTGGCGTGCATTATGGGAGAGGAGATTTGCTGATGTGCTTAGCGATGCAGAGACTTTAAAATTGCAAGGAGATATAATCATTGAGCTTGGCAAAAAACCCAAAAGCATAGATGAGATACAAGGGCAGTATATGGGGCTTTTTAGCTTTAGTGCGGAGTTTTTGCCAAAGGTGATTGACTTTTATCATCATCTTGATACGCACACACTTTATGATGGAAAAGATTTTGACAATATGTATATGACAAGTTTTTTGCAAGGCTTAATTGATGTCGGGTTTGAGGCGCATTGTATAAAAAACATATGGAAATGGTTAGAGATAGATTCTGTCTCTGACTTAGAAGTATAA
- a CDS encoding gamma-glutamyl-CDP-amidate hydrolase translates to MNYIGITQRLIQHTAYNEIRECLAQDWGRFFACELKDFLPLPLSYEIDFSHYSPLLSGVILSGGNDLGVFCDDRLSQIRDNYEYTIIKHCIKHNIPLLGVCRGAQILAHFFDSTLKACGGHTQAHLVYSATSTFYVNSFHHYCITHLGADLIELVAAKRCDYSDRSLDSHQYSIEGFRHKSKAFFGIMWHIEREKGLENTEILDSYLEYVKKFKENKQ, encoded by the coding sequence ATGAATTATATTGGGATTACACAAAGATTAATACAACATACTGCATATAATGAAATACGAGAGTGTTTGGCGCAGGATTGGGGGAGATTTTTTGCGTGTGAATTGAAAGATTTTTTGCCATTGCCTTTGAGTTATGAGATAGATTTTAGTCATTACTCGCCATTGTTAAGCGGGGTGATTCTAAGTGGAGGAAATGATTTGGGGGTGTTTTGTGATGATAGACTTTCACAAATCCGCGACAATTATGAATATACTATCATTAAGCATTGCATAAAGCATAATATTCCTCTGCTTGGAGTGTGTCGAGGCGCACAGATTCTGGCTCATTTTTTTGATTCGACACTTAAGGCTTGTGGCGGGCATACACAAGCGCATTTAGTTTATAGTGCGACTTCAACATTTTATGTCAATTCATTTCATCATTATTGCATAACACATCTAGGAGCAGATCTTATAGAATTAGTAGCAGCAAAGAGATGTGATTACAGCGATCGGAGTTTAGATTCTCATCAATATAGCATAGAAGGCTTTAGACATAAAAGTAAGGCATTTTTTGGGATTATGTGGCACATCGAGCGAGAGAAGGGATTAGAAAATACTGAGATTTTGGATTCTTATCTTGAATACGTGAAAAAATTTAAAGAAAACAAACAATAA
- a CDS encoding PEP/pyruvate-binding domain-containing protein produces MLMLHFSTKAGNLAQLYSLQTQNKLKHTRVLPLLTTTLNTLQNPESKNALLDSITTTFATFQCQKLIIRSSSQAEDSTKSSNAGAYESIANVDSNDKKAVLEAINQVALSMPNPNDEVLIQPMLESISMCGVAFSVDKESGAPYFCISYDRSGSNSAITSGSDGEIISFCEFRGYKDLEANASKVDSKNLDIATHHSPDYPYLERVMDMMRELEDLFDCKALDVEFALSADVLYCLQVRVLVIAHTLQNNLLTTRALSRLYKRIDSLCAPQEHILGKRSVFGVMPDWNPAEIIGLKPKRLALSLYKEIVTDNIWAYQRDNYGYRNLRSHPLMHSFLGIPYIDVRLSFNSFIPKNLDSHIASKLVDYYTSELVENPQLHDKIEFDIVLSCYDLALDSKLKKLLNFGFNANELKRIEFSLLELTNSILNPQNGLYLKDLRKMDELRLRYEGIVRSSAGVYDKIYWCIEDCKRFGTLPFAGIARAAFVAMQMLHSLVEIGFLSLEEKESFLASLHSVSKDLSMDLMLLKTNGNKKAFLEKYGHLRAGSYNILSPRYDESFESYFDMLDSLPNPKDIHATFSLSEERFQKLDMLLRENGLKISGKELFQFFTCVIEGRESVKFEFSKLLSYALKLIKELGENLDIEVQDMAHLDIKSILSLYSSLYKDSPKERFLSEIQAHKLEFALTLSLKLPSLILRGSDVWSFYLPHIAPNFITQKSVIADVLALETLAQDSIKTQDFRDKIVLIESADPGFDFLFAQPIAGFITCYGGANSHMAIRAAELQMPAVIGVGEEAFAKYKLAHKLRLECASEQILCL; encoded by the coding sequence ATCTTAATGCTACATTTTTCTACCAAAGCAGGCAACCTCGCGCAACTTTATAGCTTGCAAACCCAAAACAAACTCAAACATACAAGAGTTTTGCCTCTTTTGACTACAACTCTCAATACCTTGCAAAATCCAGAATCTAAAAATGCTCTTTTAGATTCTATCACCACCACATTTGCCACATTTCAATGCCAAAAACTCATCATCAGATCAAGTTCTCAAGCCGAAGATAGCACAAAGTCTTCAAATGCAGGGGCGTATGAGAGTATCGCAAATGTGGATTCTAATGACAAAAAAGCGGTGCTAGAAGCTATAAATCAAGTTGCTTTAAGTATGCCAAATCCAAATGATGAGGTGCTAATACAGCCAATGCTAGAATCTATCAGTATGTGTGGCGTCGCATTTAGTGTCGATAAAGAAAGTGGCGCACCTTATTTTTGTATCAGCTATGATCGGAGTGGGAGCAATAGCGCGATTACAAGCGGAAGTGACGGGGAGATTATTTCATTTTGTGAGTTTAGAGGCTACAAGGATCTAGAGGCAAATGCGTCCAAAGTGGATTCTAAAAATTTAGATATAGCCACTCATCATAGTCCAGATTATCCATATTTAGAACGTGTAATGGATATGATGAGGGAATTAGAAGATCTTTTTGATTGCAAGGCTTTAGATGTAGAATTTGCTTTGAGTGCAGATGTGCTGTATTGTCTGCAAGTGCGTGTTTTGGTGATTGCTCATACATTACAAAATAATTTATTGACCACGCGGGCATTATCGCGCCTTTATAAACGTATAGATTCTCTTTGCGCTCCACAAGAGCATATTTTAGGGAAAAGAAGTGTATTTGGCGTTATGCCTGATTGGAATCCAGCCGAGATTATTGGACTCAAACCAAAACGTCTGGCTTTGAGCTTGTATAAAGAGATTGTTACAGATAATATTTGGGCGTATCAGCGCGATAATTATGGTTATAGAAATCTTCGATCTCACCCACTTATGCATTCATTTTTAGGCATTCCTTATATTGATGTGAGACTTTCTTTTAATTCTTTTATACCCAAAAATCTAGATTCTCATATCGCAAGCAAACTCGTGGATTATTACACTTCTGAGCTTGTAGAAAATCCACAGCTTCACGATAAAATCGAGTTTGATATTGTGCTTTCTTGCTATGATTTAGCCCTAGATTCTAAGCTAAAAAAACTCCTTAATTTTGGCTTTAATGCAAATGAACTTAAACGCATAGAATTTAGCCTCTTAGAGCTTACAAACTCTATCCTTAATCCTCAAAATGGCTTGTATCTTAAAGATTTACGCAAAATGGACGAATTGCGCTTGCGTTATGAGGGCATTGTGCGCTCAAGTGCAGGTGTGTATGATAAGATTTATTGGTGCATTGAGGATTGTAAGCGATTTGGGACATTGCCATTTGCAGGTATTGCGCGCGCAGCATTTGTGGCTATGCAGATGTTGCATTCTTTGGTGGAGATAGGATTTTTGAGTCTTGAGGAAAAAGAGAGCTTTTTAGCGTCATTACATAGCGTATCTAAAGACTTAAGTATGGATTTAATGTTATTAAAAACAAATGGCAATAAAAAAGCATTTTTGGAGAAATACGGACATTTGCGTGCAGGAAGTTATAATATCCTCTCTCCTCGTTATGATGAGAGTTTTGAGAGCTATTTTGATATGCTAGATTCTCTACCAAATCCAAAAGATATACATGCTACCTTTAGCTTAAGTGAAGAGAGATTTCAAAAGCTCGATATGCTTTTGCGAGAGAATGGTTTAAAAATTAGTGGCAAAGAATTGTTTCAGTTTTTTACTTGCGTGATTGAAGGGAGAGAGAGTGTGAAATTTGAATTTTCAAAGCTGCTCTCTTATGCACTCAAACTCATCAAAGAGCTTGGCGAGAATCTTGATATAGAAGTGCAAGATATGGCACATTTAGACATTAAAAGCATTTTAAGTTTATATTCAAGTTTGTATAAAGACAGCCCTAAAGAGAGATTTTTAAGCGAGATACAAGCCCATAAATTAGAATTTGCCCTCACGCTTTCTCTCAAGCTTCCTAGCCTTATCCTTAGAGGCTCTGATGTATGGAGCTTTTATCTTCCGCATATAGCCCCAAATTTTATTACGCAAAAAAGTGTCATAGCAGATGTTTTAGCATTAGAAACCCTCGCGCAAGATTCTATAAAAACACAAGATTTTAGAGATAAAATTGTGCTTATAGAATCAGCCGATCCGGGATTTGATTTTTTATTTGCGCAACCAATCGCAGGATTTATCACTTGCTATGGTGGAGCTAATTCTCATATGGCAATCCGAGCAGCAGAGTTGCAAATGCCAGCAGTGATTGGCGTGGGAGAAGAAGCATTTGCAAAATACAAACTCGCTCATAAGCTACGATTAGAATGCGCAAGTGAGCAGATTTTATGTTTGTAA
- a CDS encoding DUF2972 domain-containing protein, with amino-acid sequence MLITTLQKQDNTQHSTDMTKYFVVPDEFSNIRIYANKKNYKEFMQSINAKQVFDSVKTYLNGFFEVLYKQTQTKKVIDESEILTYLKANPQLAFKLKSLLDRELAHIKANAPEIVQSWGYYQGFEMMCAYISQDKPFDVASLSQLTQSIQSTKSAQPMQFVRES; translated from the coding sequence ATGCTTATAACAACATTGCAAAAACAAGATAATACACAGCATTCTACTGATATGACAAAGTATTTTGTCGTGCCAGATGAGTTTAGCAATATTAGAATCTATGCTAATAAGAAAAACTATAAAGAGTTTATGCAGAGTATAAATGCAAAGCAAGTCTTTGATTCTGTAAAAACTTATTTGAATGGCTTTTTTGAAGTTCTATATAAACAAACACAAACAAAAAAAGTAATTGATGAGTCTGAGATTCTTACTTATTTAAAAGCCAATCCACAGCTAGCTTTTAAGCTTAAAAGTTTGCTTGATAGGGAATTGGCTCATATCAAAGCTAATGCGCCAGAAATCGTGCAGTCTTGGGGGTATTATCAAGGCTTTGAGATGATGTGTGCGTATATATCGCAGGATAAGCCTTTTGATGTGGCTAGTTTGAGCCAATTAACCCAATCAATCCAATCTACAAAATCCGCACAGCCTATGCAATTTGTGAGAGAATCTTAA
- a CDS encoding DUF2972 domain-containing protein, producing MSIKSNTIQLLKFGVRVILYAISKFAWICHLKLPTNYRFLCLLSHGVGHNAMMRFLSECKVTLNWHYDQNGEKRYCDIWRMLVGGLLRNRFCVIAISELGFKDEKRFFASITKPADALCLVRDPISVLKCFVNLQYPSTSSSTIKECRLDTPYDEILKVFYSDFTQDFKAICTEPTLVGLSNLITLHHNVIFIQNSLLHALSGRIKSVYYMDMSAISKERAFESFQDLSVRFGFNPPVDREIFEGKLYGSLSAILPFYLCVEYDSLDSAQAAPPPRNISTSKASA from the coding sequence GTGAGCATAAAGTCAAACACAATACAACTTCTTAAATTTGGAGTGCGAGTAATACTTTATGCTATAAGCAAATTCGCTTGGATTTGTCATTTAAAATTACCTACAAATTATCGCTTTTTATGCCTTTTGAGTCATGGAGTGGGACACAATGCAATGATGCGATTTTTGAGCGAATGTAAGGTTACATTAAATTGGCATTATGATCAAAATGGAGAGAAGCGATATTGTGATATTTGGCGTATGCTTGTAGGTGGGCTATTGCGAAATAGATTCTGTGTGATTGCCATATCAGAGCTTGGGTTTAAAGATGAGAAGCGATTTTTTGCCTCTATCACTAAGCCTGCAGATGCGCTTTGTCTTGTGCGAGATCCTATAAGCGTGCTGAAATGTTTTGTAAATCTACAATACCCGTCTACGTCTTCTTCTACGATAAAAGAATGTCGTCTTGATACGCCTTATGATGAGATTTTGAAAGTTTTTTATTCGGATTTTACGCAGGATTTTAAGGCTATATGCACAGAGCCTACTTTGGTGGGATTAAGCAATCTTATAACCCTTCACCATAATGTAATTTTTATCCAAAACTCACTGCTTCACGCACTTTCAGGGCGGATTAAATCAGTGTATTATATGGATATGAGCGCGATTTCAAAAGAGAGAGCATTTGAGAGTTTTCAAGACTTAAGTGTGCGTTTTGGGTTTAATCCTCCTGTGGATAGAGAAATTTTTGAAGGTAAATTATATGGCTCATTGAGTGCGATTTTGCCATTTTATCTGTGTGTGGAATACGACTCTCTAGATTCTGCTCAAGCTGCCCCCCCCCCAAGGAATATCAGCACCTCAAAAGCGAGTGCTTAA